A genomic stretch from Festucalex cinctus isolate MCC-2025b chromosome 13, RoL_Fcin_1.0, whole genome shotgun sequence includes:
- the fkrp gene encoding ribitol 5-phosphate transferase FKRP isoform X1 has translation MRITLCQGVLTGAIILNLLILYYVSRAQQQMMEKRKEHGRATRRAALPASALGGGIGGLVGPGVEPGVAGVSNARSPRVTVLLREFENFENYVGEVANSFLRQRPELPFLVVADTPPYPPLELPDGSRLLVLSPSPDQPPQAHRPEFHVQTEFVLLIPDGVELEPARAIERLIKELEGEGGGPVRLVASPVLARAAVQCLHLRVNLREWTATYSTAASGSSGSVCTALRGDAVVLIRAEDLFNLSVPLGRPLFPSLFIQTTLRGWKVKLLESPCFSASHRPLFSSAHNQWKADTRLKEATGTLMRSFGLKRLLLPEGKEQWHGCSKETPRCFGTVQDDTPDYLYLDRWTPPCCLRALRETTKYVVNILESSGVRYWLEGGSLLGAVRHQDIIPWDYDVDLGIYLEDVPNCDHLKNLDSGSLVDANGYVWERAVEGDFYRVQYSEANHLHVDLWPFYPRNGVMTKDTWTEHKQDTEFPEHFLQPLVSMPFAGINAYGPNNHRAFLELKFGEGVVENPQYPNPAKKRLDRAKL, from the coding sequence ATGCGGATCACTTTATGCCAAGGTGTGTTGACCGGGGccatcatcctcaacctcctcatCCTTTACTATGTGTCTCGGGCTCAACAGCAAATGATGGAGAAGAGGAAAGAACACGGCAGGGCCACCAGGAGGGCTGCCTTACCCGCCTCCGCTCTGGGGGGAGGCATCGGGGGACTGGTCGGGCCTGGAGTTGAGCCCGGAGTGGCCGGCGTTTCGAATGCCCGCAGCCCGCGCGTGACTGTGCTCCTCCGCGAGTTTGAAAACTTTGAGAATTATGTTGGGGAAGTCGCCAATTCCTTCCTGAGACAAAGACCTGAGCTTCCCTTCCTGGTTGTGGCCGACACGCCTCCGTACCCGCCTTTGGAGCTCCCGGATGGCTCTCGCCTCCTGGTGCTCTCCCCGAGCCCGGACCAGCCACCGCAAGCGCACCGGCCCGAGTTTCACGTCCAGACGGAGTTTGTGCTCCTCATACCGGACGGCGTGGAGCTGGAACCGGCGCGAGCTATCGAGCGGCTGATTAAGGAGCTGGAAGGCGAGGGCGGCGGTCCGGTGCGGCTGGTGGCGTCACCCGTGCTGGCGCGAGCCGCCGTGCAGTGTCTCCATCTGAGGGTGAACCTCCGCGAGTGGACGGCCACTTACTCCACCGCTGCGTCGGGGAGCAGCGGCAGCGTGTGCACGGCCTTGCGAGGCGACGCCGTGGTGCTCATCCGCGCGGAGGATCTCTTTAATCTCTCGGTGCCGCTGGGCCGGCCCCTGTTCCCGTCGCTCTTCATCCAGACCACGCTGAGGGGCTGGAAGGTGAAGCTCCTGGAGAGCCCGTGTTTTTCGGCCAGCCACCGGCCCCTCTTCAGCTCGGCCCACAATCAGTGGAAGGCGGACACTCGCCTGAAGGAGGCCACGGGGACGCTGATGAGGAGCTTCGGCCTGAAGCGCCTCCTGCTGCCCGAGGGGAAGGAGCAGTGGCACGGCTGCAGCAAGGAGACGCCTCGCTGCTTCGGCACGGTGCAGGACGACACGCCAGACTACCTCTACCTGGATCGCTGGACGCCTCCGTGTTGCCTACGCGCGCTTCGCGAAACCACCAAATACGTCGTCAACATCCTGGAGAGCTCCGGGGTGCGCTACTGGCTGGAAGGCGGGTCCTTGCTGGGCGCCGTCCGCCACCAGGACATCATCCCATGGGACTATGACGTGGACCTGGGAATCTATCTGGAGGACGTACCCAACTGCGACCACTTGAAGAACCTGGACTCGGGCTCGCTGGTGGACGCCAACGGCTACGTGTGGGAACGCGCGGTGGAGGGCGACTTCTACAGGGTGCAGTACAGCGAGGCCAACCACCTGCACGTGGACCTGTGGCCCTTCTACCCCCGCAACGGCGTCATGACCAAAGACACGTGGACCGAGCACAAGCAGGACACGGAGTTTCCCGAGCACTTCCTGCAGCCGCTCGTGTCCATGCCCTTTGCGGGCATCAACGCCTACGGCCCCAATAACCACCGCGCTTTCTTGGAGCTCAAGTTCGGAGAAGGCGTTGTCGAAAACCCTCAGTACCCCAACCCTGCCAAGAAAAGATTGGACCGGGCCAAATTATGA
- the strn4 gene encoding striatin-4, whose protein sequence is MEADRSGGGTNPNFGGVSGGAGRNPNGPKAAPGQSAPVAATGGMAAAAAAAAAAAATAAVGGIPGSSHLRESQQDGDSGMTLPGILHFIQYEWGRFQAEKYRWEAERDELRAQVAFLQGERKGQENMKQDLVRRIKMLEYALKQERAKHQKLKTGNDLSPGDKKPELEAEPIPNGPAESDSEPANQMSWKEGRQLLRKYLEEVGYSDTILDMRSKRVRSLLGRSSPEANGPPPPESSPEPETRAGGESLLVRQIEEQIKRNAGKESSKERLGGSVLDKIPFLHGCEDDDEDDSDEDDDFQGMATDCIDGPRKSKKSRVKMGSEPMTTDLDPEDEEDEDDSEDALSEFDFLGSGEDGEGAGEARISGDGRELENRRNKLQGMMSDFPAKPAAPPSVSGQARSGEGGALGFSSDVFIMDAVGGGDMNLGELADLTVANDNDLSMDMQDNREEFKKTWNPRFTLRSHFDAIRALTFHPSQAVLLTASEDGTLKLWNLNKAMHSKKNAALDVEPIYTFRAHSGAVLSLTMGEDGESCYSGGLDGSVRCWKMPDLNVDPYDNYDPGIESSVLAGHEDSVWGLTYSEVHHRLASCSADGTIRIWDPRNSTPCLSVINKEREHGTPTSVAFVASDPNQVVVSFDAGETLLYDLNTEQSITALETQTKDGSELINRVVSHPSEPLSITAHENRTIRFLDNKTGKVVHSMVAHLDAVTCLTTDPKGTYLISGSHDCSVRLWMLDNRTCVQEITAHRKKHDEAIHDVAFHSSQPFIASAGADALAKIFV, encoded by the exons ATGGAGGCGGACAGATCCGGCGGAGGAACAAATCCGAACTTCGGAGGCGTCAGCGGCGGTGCGGGGCGCAACCCAAACGGGCCCAAAGCAGCACCGGGCCAGTCAGCACCAGTAGCCGCTACTGGAGGAatggcagcggcggcggcggcggctgcagCCGCAGCAGCGACGGCGGCGGTCGGGGGCATACCCGGATCGTCACACCTCCGCGAATCACAGCAGGACGGCGATTCGGGAATGACTCTTCCCGGGATCCTGCACTTCATCCAGTACGAGTGGGGACGCTTCCAGGCCGAGAAATACCGCTGGGAGGCGGAGAGAGACGAACTTcgg GCTCAGGTAGCATTCCTGCAAGGTGAGCGGAAAGGACAAGAGAACATGAAGCAGGACCTAGTAAGACGGATTAAAATGTTGGAATACGCCCTCAAACAAGAAAG GGCTAAACACCAAAAGCTTaagacaggaaatgacctgAGTCCCGGCGACAAGAAACCAGAGTTGGAAGCAGAACCCA TTCCCAATGGCCCAGCTGAATCAGATTCTGAGCCAGCCAATCAGATGTCGTGGAAGGAGGGACGTCAGCTACTACGCAA ATATCTTGAGGAAGTGGGCTACTCGGACACCATACTAGACATGCGTTCAAAACGAGTTCGCTCCCTGCTTGGGCGAAGTagccctgaggccaatgggccaCCGCCACCCGAGTCGTCCCCGGAGCCCGAGACGCGGGCAGGTGGAGAATCCTTGTTGGTCAGACAGATAGAAGAACAAATTAAGAG GAACGCGGGCAAAGAAAGCTCCAAGGAACGTCTCGGTGGCTCGGTGCTCGACAAGATCCCCTTCCTGCACGGatgtgaggatgatgatgaagacgacAGTGACGAGGATGATGACTTCCAAGGCATGGCGACAGACTGCATCGATGGCCCTCGCAAGAGTAAAAAGTCTCGAGTAAAG ATGGGTTCAGAGCCCATGACCACAGACTTGGACccggaggatgaggaggacgaggacgacTCGGAAGACGCTCTCAGTGAATTTGACTTTCTGGGCTCCGGGGAGGACGGGGAGGGGGCGGGAGAGGCCAGGATCTCAGGGGACGGCCGGGAGTTAG AGAACCGCAGGAACAAGTTACAAGGCATGATGTCGGACTTCCCCGCAAAACCCGCTGCGCCCCCCTCGGTATCAGGACAAGCTCGCTCTGGCGAAG GTGGCGCCTTGGGTTTCTCCTCGGATGTCTTCATCATGGATGCAGTCGGAGGCGGAGACATGAACTTGGGTGAACTGGCTGATCTCACCGTCGCCAATGACAACGATCTCTCCATGGAT ATGCAGGATAACAGAGAAGAGTTCAAGAAGACATGGAACCCCCGTTTCACGCTACGCAGCCACTTTGACGCCATCCGCGCCTTGACGTTTCATCCCAGCCAAGCGGTGCTGCTCACAGCCTCGGAGGATGGAACACTAAAACTATGGAACCTCAATAAGGCCATGCATTCCAAAAA GAACGCTGCTTTAGATGTTGAGCCCATCTACACGTTTAGAGCACACAG TGGTGCTGTTTTGTCACTGACTATGGGAGAAGACGGAGAATCCTGCTACAGCGGAGGCCTGGATGGAAGCGTACGGTGTTGGAAGATGCCAGACCTAAATGTGGATCCTTACGACAACTACG ATCCCGGCATCGAGAGCAGCGTGCTGGCAGGCCACGAGGACAGCGTGTGGGGTCTCACATACTCGGAGGTCCATCATCGGCTGGCCTCGTGCTCAGCGGACGGCACCATCCGCATCTGGGACCCGCGGAACTCTACCCCCTGCCTGTCTGTCATCAATAAGGAGAGAG AACACGGGACGCCCACCTCGGTGGCCTTCGTGGCTTCTGACCCCAACCAGGTGGTGGTGTCGTTTGACGCGGGCGAAACTCTGCTCTATGATCTCAACACGGAGCAGAGCATCACAGCGCTAGAGACGCAGACCAAGGATG GAAGTGAGCTTATTAACCGTGTAGTCAGTCACCCATCTGAGCCCCTCTCCATCACTGCACACGAGAACCGCACCATCCGCTTCTTAGATAATAAGACCG GTAAAGTCGTTCATTCCATGGTGGCCCACTTGGATGCAGTTACATGTCTCACTACAGATCCAAAAGGCACTTACCTCATCTCTGGCA GCCACGACTGTTCCGTGCGCTTGTGGATGCTCGACAACAGGACGTGCGTGCAGGAGATCACAGCCCACAGGAAGAAGCACGACGAGGCCATTCACGACGTGGCCTTCCACAGCTCGCAGCCCTTCATCGCCAGCGCCGGCGCCGACGCACTCGCCAAGATCTTCGTCTGA
- the fkrp gene encoding ribitol 5-phosphate transferase FKRP isoform X2 gives MMEKRKEHGRATRRAALPASALGGGIGGLVGPGVEPGVAGVSNARSPRVTVLLREFENFENYVGEVANSFLRQRPELPFLVVADTPPYPPLELPDGSRLLVLSPSPDQPPQAHRPEFHVQTEFVLLIPDGVELEPARAIERLIKELEGEGGGPVRLVASPVLARAAVQCLHLRVNLREWTATYSTAASGSSGSVCTALRGDAVVLIRAEDLFNLSVPLGRPLFPSLFIQTTLRGWKVKLLESPCFSASHRPLFSSAHNQWKADTRLKEATGTLMRSFGLKRLLLPEGKEQWHGCSKETPRCFGTVQDDTPDYLYLDRWTPPCCLRALRETTKYVVNILESSGVRYWLEGGSLLGAVRHQDIIPWDYDVDLGIYLEDVPNCDHLKNLDSGSLVDANGYVWERAVEGDFYRVQYSEANHLHVDLWPFYPRNGVMTKDTWTEHKQDTEFPEHFLQPLVSMPFAGINAYGPNNHRAFLELKFGEGVVENPQYPNPAKKRLDRAKL, from the coding sequence ATGATGGAGAAGAGGAAAGAACACGGCAGGGCCACCAGGAGGGCTGCCTTACCCGCCTCCGCTCTGGGGGGAGGCATCGGGGGACTGGTCGGGCCTGGAGTTGAGCCCGGAGTGGCCGGCGTTTCGAATGCCCGCAGCCCGCGCGTGACTGTGCTCCTCCGCGAGTTTGAAAACTTTGAGAATTATGTTGGGGAAGTCGCCAATTCCTTCCTGAGACAAAGACCTGAGCTTCCCTTCCTGGTTGTGGCCGACACGCCTCCGTACCCGCCTTTGGAGCTCCCGGATGGCTCTCGCCTCCTGGTGCTCTCCCCGAGCCCGGACCAGCCACCGCAAGCGCACCGGCCCGAGTTTCACGTCCAGACGGAGTTTGTGCTCCTCATACCGGACGGCGTGGAGCTGGAACCGGCGCGAGCTATCGAGCGGCTGATTAAGGAGCTGGAAGGCGAGGGCGGCGGTCCGGTGCGGCTGGTGGCGTCACCCGTGCTGGCGCGAGCCGCCGTGCAGTGTCTCCATCTGAGGGTGAACCTCCGCGAGTGGACGGCCACTTACTCCACCGCTGCGTCGGGGAGCAGCGGCAGCGTGTGCACGGCCTTGCGAGGCGACGCCGTGGTGCTCATCCGCGCGGAGGATCTCTTTAATCTCTCGGTGCCGCTGGGCCGGCCCCTGTTCCCGTCGCTCTTCATCCAGACCACGCTGAGGGGCTGGAAGGTGAAGCTCCTGGAGAGCCCGTGTTTTTCGGCCAGCCACCGGCCCCTCTTCAGCTCGGCCCACAATCAGTGGAAGGCGGACACTCGCCTGAAGGAGGCCACGGGGACGCTGATGAGGAGCTTCGGCCTGAAGCGCCTCCTGCTGCCCGAGGGGAAGGAGCAGTGGCACGGCTGCAGCAAGGAGACGCCTCGCTGCTTCGGCACGGTGCAGGACGACACGCCAGACTACCTCTACCTGGATCGCTGGACGCCTCCGTGTTGCCTACGCGCGCTTCGCGAAACCACCAAATACGTCGTCAACATCCTGGAGAGCTCCGGGGTGCGCTACTGGCTGGAAGGCGGGTCCTTGCTGGGCGCCGTCCGCCACCAGGACATCATCCCATGGGACTATGACGTGGACCTGGGAATCTATCTGGAGGACGTACCCAACTGCGACCACTTGAAGAACCTGGACTCGGGCTCGCTGGTGGACGCCAACGGCTACGTGTGGGAACGCGCGGTGGAGGGCGACTTCTACAGGGTGCAGTACAGCGAGGCCAACCACCTGCACGTGGACCTGTGGCCCTTCTACCCCCGCAACGGCGTCATGACCAAAGACACGTGGACCGAGCACAAGCAGGACACGGAGTTTCCCGAGCACTTCCTGCAGCCGCTCGTGTCCATGCCCTTTGCGGGCATCAACGCCTACGGCCCCAATAACCACCGCGCTTTCTTGGAGCTCAAGTTCGGAGAAGGCGTTGTCGAAAACCCTCAGTACCCCAACCCTGCCAAGAAAAGATTGGACCGGGCCAAATTATGA